The window CTCTCCAGTCTGTACAAATCATcccctttgatttttttctaccTTTGCGTGAagcccttccctccctctccatctctcttctgtctttatttctcctctgtctcctcctctctttctttttcggTGCTCCTCCCTGAGTGACAGCTCAATGCCCAACTCTCCCAGGCTTATCTAGCCTCAGCAGATGGTTGACTTGGATCACTGTTCATACGCCACGATCTGGGCCTATGATAAAGACTGTAACAGAGGGAATATTTGCCATCTCTTGCTAGCGTTtgctttcttctctctgctcctctttatCGACACTGTCATTTCTACCCTTTTGTCCAGCTCTGTCTGTTCTTACCTGGACTCGGATCCAGTCTTCTCCTTGTCGCCGTCCTCCACCTTTCACCACTTtcccacccacccctcctcGGTCCGCCTCATCTCtgccatccctccatctctctgtacTGGATCTGGAGCTGCGTGATTGTCTCTGCCTCCCTGCTGGGCTGGCGCCTGTCTAAAGGGCCCCAGGACCCCTCACACACTGAGGGTCTCCAGCCATGCCAGAGAtgccctctctcctctcctccccgtgtcttctcccctcacctcctctcacTCTTATCAGCTCATCTGGtccctcttcatctctctgggacagaagaaaaggtcaaataaaTTTTTTATAGCTCTCCATGCCGTCCAAATTAGAAATGTAAGCGTTTTTGGCCAGATATGTTGTctatcttttgtttgttttaaaatggtAGCAATATGTAAGAAAACGCAGGCAACCCTCAAACTATAGCAAGCAGAAGCTCTAGTAGACTCACATTggttgcttttatttgtttcatttgcAAGATCACTGCATTTCAATGACTGATGTTGTGTTCAGAGGCTTGGACTGGCCAGTTTCTGTATACTTCACTTGCCTGGATTGGTTATTTCATGTCCTccttgtgttttctgttcaaCAGAGTCCCGCAACAAAGCACAAGGAAAGGATATAGCCGCCACCCCGAGATGAAAAAGGAAAGGACCGACTGCTGCCATGACAGTGATATGAATGAGACCAAACACCAAAGCGTCTTGTCTGACGGTGGGACTTGAACGcaacatacagtaaatgagCTGAGTTTGATGTGTGCTGGTTAACATTAGAGGGAAAGGGGACAAAAGCGAGCGGAGATCCTGTCATCACGGGGTGGAAATACAAAGGAAAACTGCTTAAATGTCTGAACTAATACATCTAATGATGCCAGCGTGGGTgcacaaggggaaaaaaaccctctccTGACATTCATTCTCTTTCTCTTCGATACTCCAGACAATTTGCAGCCATCTTAATCTGAACGGTGGAATCTGGCAACGACACAGGAGCACCTGCATCCGTCCAGCCTGACCCGCTTTTGTTGCGGTCCAACCCCCTAACTTTAGCCCCTAATTAACCCAACAGAAACTAATTAAATACAGCTCTTGTGGACCAGACGCCaagcagagggggaaaaaagacattaaaaatagGAGGAGAACATGGGGAGGTGAACTGAGGGAGGCAAGTGAGCCAATATGACAAGCAGGAGTAGGAGAAGGGAGGGGTAGGAAAGAGGAGATCCAAGGGTTGGCCTGCAGCCCCTGAGACCGCTTCAATCAGAAAGACTGGGAGAGAGATTCGAAAGAAGAGGGTATTTGGGAGTCTTTGTCAGCCTGAGCTGCAGAGCTTCGCGCTGACCTTATGTCTCTTTACACTCACTGTGATTTTCAAGGTATTTTAGACTCGTCCTCTTGGATGAGCACGGTTGCCAACTTCTGTAATCACAAGCGCACCAGTCACATGATGCAACTGACGCCCTGGAGATATTTGGAAAAGGGTAGATGCAGGATGGAGAGgggaaaagaaggaggaggatgacgaaAAAGGAAGGTGTATAAGGGACGGTGCTGTATAAGAGagaaaatgtataaatatgGGTTCAACCCAGCCAAGTGTCTTTGGCAAGAGGCTGCTGCTCCTAGTCTCCAGGACTGCTCGCTAAGTGATAGAGAAAGTAATTAAGAGAAGCCTGTTCAAGTAGATAGGCCTGTAAAGGAGATTTGAAAAGGGGGAACTGATTGTGCATGTCTGATTCCAGCTCTTCAGAGTTCTCAGCCCCAAGGCTTAGCTTTCAATGGACCATTTCTGTCTCGGTCTTTTTCTCtatgacacacaaacagacaaatgtCATGTATCAAGAACATATAAGGTCAAGGTGACTCAACATCAAGGACAAATGAGGTTTTCGCTCACTGCCTCTGTTCCTGCGTATGAGAGGGCATGTTTAATCAAGACATCGCCTTACTGCATTCAGAAAACTGCAGTTGGGAAAGTTTttgtgatgcatttttaaactttaaactgtGTAAACTGTGTGAAGAAGACGGAGCAACACTACCATCCCGGATAGATGGTGGCATCTGGCTGATAAACCTGAATCAGAAAACTCAAACCTCTTGCCAGTGGTAGTTTGATCATAAGATTGATTAATCAAattttatgtaatgttttaaaaataccaTCACTATCCAAATCACACATTCCAATTTAAAAGGCCAAGCATGTATGTACTGCAGTATATCATTCACCAAAATATGAgaaaattgttttgttttttgttgtaaaCGTGATGCCATTTAAAATCAGTagtaaaatgtttttaagaCGTGCGTTTCATGTGAAAATAACTAGAGAAGGCATATAAGGGTCAAACACACGTAATGGaatgaaatataaaatgtgTATGACCCAATAAAGGCCCGAGGCAAACCAAGACGCCCAAAACCCGGTAAGAATTGGTAATATATCGACATCTTCTGGAGATATTTAGAATTACACTTGtgatcaaacaaacaaaaaaacgaaCTCATTCATTAATAACTAAAGAATAGTTACAATTTTACGTCCTCTGCAGGTCCCTGAGTAAACAAGTAATCTATGTTATAGATTTCACAAAATCTTAACGCACTGAATTTCACAAAGGGGGAGCAATTTCCTTTCTTCCTGTACCAAAAAGGTAAtatcattaataattaatactATATATGGCCTgaatatataataaaatcacaCTACTGTAAGTTATGAATGAATGACAAAACTCGATTGTGTCGCTCGTAAACCACTGTCGTAAAACGCTGCTGGATTCTGTTGCAATGGCGTTTGCAGCGGCAGCACTTTACGGCAGAAGGGAAATCGAGGAGAAAGCAGCGACGAACGTCGCCAGCAGATATATAATTGTCACAGGCGCATCGGATTTATGTAATATTCGGTGAACTTGATCTTATATTGTGGGTTTATTCCTTCGCCTTGTGGATGAGATTTTGTTCGACGTTTTACAATCGTGACTCTCCACCTTAATGCGGTGGAATGGCCACAGTGCCGCCTGGGCCTAGTAGCGCACTGCCCGCATCCCCGGCTGATATTTCCCCATTTCCCACTGCTGGGAACGTGGAGGCGGCGGAGGAAGACGGGGAGCCGGCCTGCCGCAGGGAGGAGCGTGGATTCATCAGTACGGGAAAGAAATCTGTAAGCGAAGTCAAAACGTCGCTAAAgaataagaagaaaaacatgctaGCTCGTAGTAGCCCGGCAGCGCTGCACCTTAAAATTCAAGCCAGAGAGCAGCAACAGTTAAACGGCTTGGCCAGCCCTTCAGAGGACGATGACAGCCACCAACATTCAGGAAACCGGCCTGACAATCCGAGACCGTCCTTGGACAACTGTGACAGCGGCAGCGGTGCTTGCAACGATGATTTGTCTTCTGTTAAATACAATAGTGAGCATTTCCAACACGAAGGCCACAGCCCCTTCTCCAAAAACGGTAGTCACTCTCCGCTGGTTAACAATAGCATGAACGGAGTGCCGGGGCTCACGAGGACTGAGGGGGCCCACGGCCGCTCCGGGGAGGACGGCAAAGAAGACATTTTTGACCACCCGGAGGCACCGAGACCACCGAGCGTCAAGACTCAAGAGGCTACGGGTCCAGGCGGGGTCAGTCCTGACAACGACCCGCAGCAACCGCTCTCAGCGGAGATGGCCAGACTGGACCTGGGCACTTCTTCCAGCCAGACGGAAGCAGACAGCCACGGCATTTGTTATGTCCGCTACGAGTCCGAGCTTCAGATGCCGTGGATCATGAGACTGATCACCAAGGACTTGTCTGAACCTTATTCGATTTACACTTACAGGTACTTCATCCACAACTGGCCACAGCTCTGCTTCCTGGTGAGTGTGACGGTGAAACACGTGACCTGAATACCTGTGCTTCCGGCCCAACTGACTGCACGTGGGCAGGTCGAGTCCAGAGATCTGGAGCTTGGTTGAGAGGGCCGACAAACACCACTTGAACACACGGAGATACCCCGTGATGACTGCACGTTTTGGAATTTGTATTGCTAGCAGCTGTCGTGCACATGCCTCACAAGGATCTTTTAGACTTGGTGTTGTGTAATTTAGCTACAATCTATGGTTGTGCAGGGGAGAAACAATAATGGCGCAACAGGGACTTTGGGTGTTTATCAGTGGTGTGTGGATTTTTGCTGGTTTTGTCTCTAAACCTGGTCTTCTGTTTATCATCTTTGCCTCAACATCACacgcttcctttttttttgaagaGCTGCATGTGACTAAAGAGGAAAGGCCTTGAAacaagggtcagaggtcagctctTTGAGTCTGACAGCTAAACTTTCTCTGTCTTGTCTGACACAGGCCATGGTGGGACAGGAGTGCGTCGGGGCAATAGTATGTAAGCTTGACATGCACAAAAAGATGTTCCGTCGAGGCTACATCGCCATGCTGGCCGTGGACTCAAAACACAGAAGGAAAAGTATCGGTGAGATATGTCTTTGTCTCTTTATGTACATTACAGCCGAGTCCATGTTGTGCAGCAGCATATTTTTATACTTTGATTATCAATCCTTTAATGCAAACTGAAGGGCTGATAAGTTAGACGCTCCCGACTGAAGTGTGACCCTGTCAACCTACTGAGCTGAGCAGGAATGTTGTTTTTCCAAAAGCTCATGTTATATTTGTGCCACTGACttcagacttttcttttttaggtaCTAATCTAGTGAAAAAGGCCATCTATGCCATGGTGGAGGGTGACTGTGATGAGGTAAGTTGCAGTAGAGGAGTGTATCGCCTCTGTTTTTATGTAGCGGTCTAGAGGCGGTCCGTGTTTCAGGAAAAGTGAGACGTTCGTTAACATCGTGGTGCTGACATGCGAGGGGGAGCTTTAATATACCTGATGTTGCAAACGCCAAGTCGGCGTTTTAACTCGGCGTTGATGTCAGCAGGACACGGTGTGGAACAGCTCAGTGGCACAAAGGGAGCACAAAAAATACTCGTCTTTTGTCAATTCTGTCAATAATCATGTTTCTTTAGCAGCAACTATAGGCGCCAACTGACTATACATTTCCTctcattaaaagaaaacaaccaaaatgaaCTGTTAACGGTCTCGTATCTTTGTTGCACTCGTTTATTTCACTTAAGGTGAAATGTATTTCAAATGCCGTTTACACTGTGCATTTGTTGAAAGTTAGACACTTTGATGTTACAATTGATCTATTACCTCTTTGTATCATTCAGCAGAAAGAGAATCGTTAATGCCTTTCTTGTTATTTGATAATAACACTGGTACAGATATAGTCTTGTCacttaaaactaaaataaatcccCCTCAAGTTTTCTGTCTCTTTCGTTGTACTGATGTCTTCAGTCTTTACTTAGAAAACagcattttctgttgtttttcaagTGGGTTAGGTTCTTTACCGTGCGAGTGTTGCTGTAACAGCACAATCAGCCACACTGGAGACTTTTCTTCCAGAGGAGCAGAAACTGCCAAACACCAACAGCATGTAGAGCTGAGGCTTGTTGAGCCTGTTGAGTGCTGCGTGATGTGTGATTTCAAGCTCCATAAACCTCAGCTGACTGCGGCACAAGCAGCCTACAAGAACCCAGCGCATCCTTTGAACCGGCTTCTGTGATGGGAGGAAATCCTGGTCAACCAGTCTATATAAAAGCATGCTCACGCGGTTGTGTCTCTCCTCAGGTCGTATTGGAGACCGAAATCACCAACAAGTCTGCCCTGAAGCTGTACGAGAACTTGGGTTTTGTCAGAGACAAACGGCTGTTCAGATACTACCTGAACGGAGTGGACGCACTGCGGCTCAAACTGTGGCTCCGCTAGAGGAAAGACGAGGGGACAGGGAGAACGGGACAGCGGGTGCTGCTCACCTCACTCACTATCAGCCCGGAAGCCTCAGCTCCCTCCTGGTGGTTTCACACTAATAAACCCACACATacatctccaacacacacacaaacagccacacacagaAGTATGCACATAGGTATgcataaacatgcaaacacaccctCCTTTATGTCCTCGATCTTTGAACAACTGTTGTTTGGACAGAAATGGACTGACATCCAGCCTGGGGGTTTCATCAAGAGGCTCCTGACCCCTTATTTGACAAGGAAGTCTGGGCAGCCTCTGGAATAACCTTGACTGGGGAtgtttttgggttgttgttgtttttt of the Takifugu flavidus isolate HTHZ2018 chromosome 19, ASM371156v2, whole genome shotgun sequence genome contains:
- the naa30 gene encoding N-alpha-acetyltransferase 30 — its product is MATVPPGPSSALPASPADISPFPTAGNVEAAEEDGEPACRREERGFISTGKKSVSEVKTSLKNKKKNMLARSSPAALHLKIQAREQQQLNGLASPSEDDDSHQHSGNRPDNPRPSLDNCDSGSGACNDDLSSVKYNSEHFQHEGHSPFSKNGSHSPLVNNSMNGVPGLTRTEGAHGRSGEDGKEDIFDHPEAPRPPSVKTQEATGPGGVSPDNDPQQPLSAEMARLDLGTSSSQTEADSHGICYVRYESELQMPWIMRLITKDLSEPYSIYTYRYFIHNWPQLCFLAMVGQECVGAIVCKLDMHKKMFRRGYIAMLAVDSKHRRKSIGTNLVKKAIYAMVEGDCDEVVLETEITNKSALKLYENLGFVRDKRLFRYYLNGVDALRLKLWLR